One Comamonas odontotermitis genomic window, GGAAGCCTATGCCAAGCTGGGCGCCGTGTCGGAAAAGAACACCCCCGAGCAGTTCGGCGTTTTCATCAAATCGGAAGTGGCCAGCTGGGCGCCTGTGGTCAAATCCTCGGGTGCCACGGTGGATTGATGGGGCATGCCGCGCGTAGCGGCCACCGCAATCTATCAAAACGAGAGCTGTCAGCGCTTGTTGGTGTTGGATTTCATGGTGTTTAAATTCTGAAATCAAGCAATGACACGCGCGGACAGCTATTATTTTTTTATAGCCAACCCCTGGGTGGTGTGGCGTGCCATGTTTTCCGCCCTGCAGGACTGATCCGCCATCGATGAACGCCCCCGTATCGCCAGCCATCACCCCCGGTCTGATGGTGATCCACAGCAACCACCCCGAAGCCCTGCGCGATCTGGTGGTGGCCTGGATGCGGCGCTACCCGCTCGCGCCGCTGGAGAGCGAAACCATTCTGGTGCAGAGCAATGGCATCGCGCAGTGGCTCAAGCTGTCGCTGGCGCAGCCCGTGGCGCAAGGCGGCTGTGGGGTGACGGCTGCCGTCGATGTGCAGCTGCCCGCGCAGTTTCTGTGGCGCGCCTACCGCACCGTGCTGGGCAAGCACCAGGTGCCCGAGATTTCGCCGCTCGACAAGCAACCGCTGACCTGGCGGCTGATGCACCTGCTGCCTCAGTTGCTGCAGCAGGACACCTTTGCCGCGCTGCGCCGCTTTCTGCAGGATGATGGCGACCAGCGCAAGCGCTACCAGCTGGCCGAGCGCATTGCCGATTTGTTCGACCAGTACCAGGTCTACCGTGCAGACTGGCTCGAAGACTGGGCGCAGGGCCGCGATGTGCTGCGCACGGCCAGAGGCGGCGAGGCACCACTCGCGGCAGACCAGCGCTGGCAGGCCGCGCTGTGGCGCAGCCTGCTGGGCGACGTAGGCACTGCAGGCATGCAGACCAGCCGCGCTGCCGTGCACCAGCAGTTTCTGGGCTTCTGGCAGGCACCGCACACCACACCCCTGGGGTTGCCGCGCCGCATTGTGGTGTTCGGTATCTCGTCCATGCCTGCCCAGACCTTGCAGGCACTGGCTGCCATTTCTTCTACCTGCCAGGTGCTGCTGTGCGTGCACAACCCGTGCCGCCACCATTGGTCGGACATCGTGGCCGACAAGGACCTGCTGCGCCACCAGTACCGCCGCCAGGCCCGCAAGCGCAGCATGGCCCATGTGCTGAGCGATGACGAACTGCACCAGCATGCCCACCCCCTGTTGGCAGCCTGGGGCAAGCAGGGGCGCGATTACATCCATCTGATCGACGAGTTTGATGACTCGCGCCAATGCGCAGCGCAACTGGCACCCATCAACGGTGGCCGCATCGACCTGTTCAGCGACGATGAACCTCGCCACATGCTGGCCCAGTTGCAGGACGACATTCTGGACCTGCGACCGCTCGCAGAAAGCCGCGCGCGCTGGCCGGTGTTCTCGCCTGTGCAGGACGGCACCATCCGCTTTGCGACGGCTTTCAGCCCGCAGCGCGAGGTGGAAGCCCTGCACGACCAGCTGCTGGCGCGCATGGATGCCGACCCCGCGCTTGCGCCGCGCGACATCATCGTGATGGTGCCGGACATCAACGACTACGCGCCGCATATCGAGGCCGTGTTTGGCCGCATCGGCCGCGACGACCCGCGCTACATCCCCTACACCGTGGCAGACCAGGGCCAGCGCGGCCGCGCGCCGCTGCTGGTGGCGCTGGAGCATGTGCTGGCCATGCCGGAGAGCCGCTTTGCCGTCAGCGAAATTCTGGATCTGCTGGCGGTGGACGCCGTGCGCCAGCGCTTTGGCATTGGTGAAAGCGATGTGCCGCTGCTGCACCGCTGGATCGAAGGCGCGGGCGTGCGCTGGGGGCTGGATGGCGCGCAGCGCGCGCGCATCGGCCTTGCACAGGCCGGAGAAACCAACAGCTGGCGCTTTGGCCTGCGCCGCATGCTGCTGGGTTTTGCCGTGGGGCAGGGCGAGGCGCTGGCAGACATCGAGCCGTACGACGAAATTGGCGGCCTCGATGCCGTGGCGCTGGGCGGGCTGGCCGCGCTGCTGCGCGCGCTGGAGCAATCCTGCACCCTGCTGGCCGAGCCGGTGTCGCCTGAGGAATGGGTGGAGCGCGCCCGCACCGTGCTGGAGCTGCTGCTGGCACCCCGCCAGGAGCGCGAAAGCCTGCTGCGCGATCAGCTGCTGCAGGGGCTGGACAAATGGCTCACCCAGTGCAAGGTCGCGGAGTTTGCAGACGCGGTGCCGCTGTCGGTGCTGCGCGAGGTGTGGCTGGCGGGCATGGATGCTGGCAGCCTCAACCAGCGCTTCATGGCGGGCTCGGTGAGCTTCTGCTCGCTGATGCCGATGCGGGCGATCCCGTTCAAGCTCGTGTGCCTGCTGGGCATGAACGACGGCGCCTACCCGCGCCCCGTCTCCGTACTCGATTTTGACCTGATGCGCCAGGAATACCGGCCGGGCGACCGCTCGCGCCGCGACGACGACCGCTACCTGCTGCTGGAAGCCGTGCTCTCGGCGCGCGAGCAGCTCTACATCAGCTGGGTGGGGCGCAGCATCCGCGACAGCACCGTGCGGCCTGCCTCGGTGCTGGTTGGCCAGTTGCGCGACCATCTTTCACAAGGCTGGCGACTGGCGGGGGGTGGCGAGGCGCCGGACGGCAGCCAGCCGCCCACCGACGCGGAGCGCGCACGCATGCTTGCCGCCATCACGCTGGAACACCCGCTGCAGGCCTTCAGCCCGCGTTACTTCGCGCAGCCTATGGCAGGCGGCAACCCCACGGGCAGCCTGTTCACCTATGCGCAGGAATGGCACGGCGTGCATGCGCCTGCAATTCTTGATGAATATCAAGAGGCAGGCGCAGGTCTGCTGCCGATGGAGGAGCGCGATACCGCAGTGGGATTGCGCATGCTGCAGGACTTTGCCCTGCAACCCGTGCAGGCCTTCTTCCGCCAGCGCCTGCGCGTCTACTTTGCCGAGGAAGACCTGACCAGCCAGGACGACGAAATGTTCACCCCCGATGGCCTGCAGGCCTGGCAGTTGCAGGCCCGCCTGCTGGCGGATGTGCAGCCCTGGCTGGAGTCGCAGGACGCCCAGGCCCTGCAGGGCCAGAGTCTGCCGGGCGATCTGGCAGCGCAGCTGGCACTGTCAGCAGCCCGCCTGCAGCGCGAAGGCATGCTGCCGCTGCAAGGTTTTGCCGAATGTGCGGTGCAGCCTGCCACCCAGGCGGCCCAGCGCGGCCTGCTGCATTACGCCCAGGCACTGCGCATCTGGCCGCAGCGAATGGGCGAAGCCTGGGAGCTGCGCAGCAGCGATGCCGATGCCGGTATCGACGTGGCAGACTGGCTGCGCGGCCTGCGCGCGGCAGCGGGCGTGGCCGAGGCCGACCTGCCCCGGCCAGACCTCACACGCCCCGAGCAATGCGCGCGCATCACGCTCTCCGCCGGGCGGCTGCATTCAGGCAAGGAAGTGCGGCATGACCGCCTGCTACGCCACTGGGTGGAGCACCTGGCCTGGCACGTAGCCGGGCGGCCGCTGGTGAGCGTGGTGTGCAGCGAATCGGGCATTGCCGTATTGCCGCCGCTGCCCGGCGCGCAGGCCCGGATGCACTGGCACGCCCTGCTGGCGCTGTGGGCTGAAGGCATGCGCGAGCCGCTGCCGCTGGCCGCACGCACCGGCATTGCCGCTGCGCAGGGCATGCAGGCGCAGCAGGTTGCCAGCGTATATGACGACGCCTACCGTGGCACCGGAGAGGTGCAGCGCCTGCCCGAGCTGGCGCGCAGCTACCCCGATTTTGACCACCTGCAGGCCGATGGCCGATTTGCGCAACTGGCGGCGCAGCTGTATGGCCCGATGCTGGAATGCGTGCGCCTCATCAGCAGCCACGACCCCGCAGCGCTGGGTCGCATCGCCCGTGGCGAGGCAGATACGGGAGGCGCGCCATGAGCGGGCAGGGCAGCGTGCCGCAAGGCCTGGCAGACGCGGTGCAGGCGCTGCACCCCCTGCAGTTTCCGCTGTGGGGCAGCCGCCTGATCGAGGCGAGCGCGGGCACGGGCAAAACCTACACCATTGCGGCCCTCTACCTGCGGCTGGTGCTGCAGCATGGCGCAGGCAATGCCTATGGCCGCCCGCTGGTGCCGCCAGAAATCCTGGTGGTCACCTTCACCGACGCTGCGACCCAGGAGCTGCGCGACCGCATTCGCCAGCGCCTGGCCGAGGCAGCTGAGTTGTTTGGCCGCAACCCGGCAGACACCATCGGGCTGGATGCGGTCGATCCCTTGCTGCTGGCGCTGCGTGCAGACTACCCCGACGCCCAATGGCCCGGCTGCGCCCGCCGCTTGCGTGAAGCCGCCAACTGGATGGACGAGGCCGCCGTCTCCACCATCCACAGCTGGTGCTACCGCATGCTGCGCGAACATGCCTTTGACAGCGGCAGCCTGTTCCAGCAGCAACTGGTGACCGACCAGACCGAGCTGCTCACCCAGGTCGTGCAGGATTACTGGCGCACCCAGTTCTACGGCCTGCCTGCCAGCGCGTTGCGCAGCCTGCAGACCGTGGTGGCTTCCCCCGCGGCGCTGCAAGATGCGCTGCAAGGCATGCTGGCGCGGCAGGAGGCCGAGTGGCAGTTCGAGGGCCAGGCGCTGCCAGCATCTGCGGAGGTGGATGTTGCGGCGCTCCTGAACCAGGCTGCCGAGCAGACCGAGCGCTGCGAGCAGCTGCAGGCAGTCGCTCGTGATGCCTGGCGTGCCCACCGCGCCGATCTGGAGCAACTCTTTGCCACGCTGCTGCCGCACTTCAATGGCACCACCTACCCCAAGAAAGACGAAGAGGGCGTGTTCGACGGCTGGATGGCCGGCATGGCCGCATGGAGCGAAGGGGCCGATGCACCCGCAAAGATCCGCGCCTTCAGCCAGTCGGGCATTCGCCTGAAAAAGGGCGCCAATGTACCCACGCACACCGCGCTGGCAGCGCTGGACGACTGGCTGGCTGCCGACGGCGAAGCCTTGCCAGCCGCAGCGCAGATCAAGCCGCTTTTGCTGCGCCATGCGCTGGGCCACGTCAGGCGTGCGCTGAACGCCGAAAAGCAGCGCCGAGCCGAGCTGGGTTTTGACGACCTGCTGCAACGCCTGGACGCCGCCTTGCAGGCCGAAGGAGGCGAGGCGCTGGCAGCACGCATCCGCGCGCAGTTTCCGGTGGCGATGATCGATGAGTTTCAGGACACCGACCCGCTGCAGTACCGCATCTTCGAGCGGGTGTATGCCATCGACGCCAACGACGCCGCTCTGGGTTTTTTCATGATTGGCGACCCCAAGCAGGCGATCTATGCGTTTCGTGGTGCAGATATCTACACCTACCTGCGCGCCCGTGCGGCAACGGCCGGGCGCCACTATTCGCTGGGCACCAACTACCGCTCCACCACGGCGGTGGTCGACGCCGTCAACCACTGCTTTGCCCATGCCGAGGGGCATGACAGCGGTGCATTCCGCTTTCGCCAGGGCGCAGCCAACCCGGTACCGTTTGTACCCGTGGGCGCCAATGGCCGCAGGGATGGCTTGTTTCTGGAAGGAGCCACCCAGCCCGCCATGACGCTGTGGACCGTGCTGGCACCGGAGCGGGAAGCGGATGGCGAAGGCGCGGAGGGGGCAGGCGGTGCAGAGGATGCCGCCGCCAGTGCCGCATCCTCACGCACCGGCGTGCCCGAAGGCCAGTACCGCCGCCGCATGGCAGCGTCTGCGGCTGCGCAGATCACCGAATGGCTCAATGCCGCGCAACGCGGACAGGCCGGGTTTGGCACCGGCCCCGATGCCCTGCAGCGGGCGCTGCGCCCGGCCGATATCGCCGTGCTGGTGCGCGGCCGTGCCGAGGCTGAGCTGGTGCGCGATCAGCTCGCGCTGCGCGGCTTGGCCAGCGTCTACCTGTCCGACCGCGATTCGGTCTTCCAGACTGCAGAAGCCGCCGACATGCTGCGCTGGCTGCGCGCGGTGCATGCGCCGTCTGATGACGGCCTGCTGCGCGCGGCCCTCGCCACCGCCGCCATGGGCTGGTCGTGGCAGGCGCTGGACCGGCTCAACCACGACGAACAACACTGGGAGCAACTGGCCCTGCGCATGCGCGCGCTGCAGCAGCTGTGGCAGAAAAAGGGCGTGCTGCCCATGCTGCGCCAGTGGCTGCTCGATTTTGACCTGCCCGCGCGCTGGCTGTCGCAGGCCGGAGGCGAGCGCCGCCTCACCAATGTGCTGCACCTGGCCGAATGGCTGCAGCGCACCTCGGCCGCCGTCGATGGCGAGCAGGCGCTGATGCGCGCCCTGGCCGAGCAGATGGCGCGGCCCGAGGGCGACGAGGAAATCCTGCACCTGGAAAGCGATGCCGATCTGATCAAGATCGTCACTATCCACAAATCCAAAGGCCTGGAGTACCCGCTGGTGCTGCTGCCATTCATCAGCAGCTGGCGCGATTTCGATGGCAAGAGCCGGGGCTATGCCCAGTTTCACGACGCGGCCACGGGCGCCCTGGTGGTGGAGCTGAGCAACAGGCACGCGCCCGCCGTGGCGGGCCACAACGACGAACGCCTCAGCGAAGACATGCGCCTGCTGTACGTGGCGCTCACGCGCGCGCAGTACGCGCTGTGGCTGGGCATTGCGCCCATCGCCAAGGGCAGCAGCAAGGCCGGTACGCTGGAGAAAAGCGCCGTCGGCTACCTGCTGGCGGGCGGCAACAAGCTGCCGGATGCGACGCTGGGTGCCACCTTGCAGGCGTTTGCCCAAGGCTGCACAGGCATGGCCGTGCAGCCGCTGCCACCAGCAACCAGCCCGGACGCTGTGCGCTACACACCGCCGCCGGCCCCCGCACTGCATGCGCCGCGCCAACCGCAGCGTCGCTACGACGAACACTGGTGGATCGCCAGTTTCTCGGCGCTGACCGACAAGCTCGGCCCTGTTGGAGCGGTTGGCCCTGTTGGCGACGTGGCAGGCCTGGCCCCGCAGCCAGTGGATGCTATTGATTTTGATGCCTTGGCGCAGGATGGACGGGTGCCAGAGCCCGAAACGGCCCAGGAAGACCAGTACCTGGAGCTGCAGGACGTGGCCCCCGATACGCCAGGCGCTACGCTGCCCGTGCGTCCAGCCGCTGCCGAGCCCGGCAGCCTGCACGCCTTCCCCAAGGGGCCGGATGCCGGTAATTTTCTGCACGGCATGCTGGAATGGTGCGCGCAGGAAGGCTTTGGCACCGTACTGGCGCAGCCTGCGCAACTCGACAGCCTCATTGCCCACCGCTGCAAGGTGCGTGGCTGGGCCGACTGGGCCGAGCCGCTGCAGGGCATCGTGCGCCAATGGTTGCAGGCGCCGCTGGTGCTGCAGGGTGAAGCCGGGCCTTCGCTGGCCCAACTGGCGCAGTGGCAGGTCGAGATGGAATTCTGGCTGCCCGTGGTGGGCCAGGCATCGTCTGCCCAGCTCGATGCGCTGGTGCAGCAGCACATTGCGCCCGGCCAGCCCCGGCCTGCGCTCGCTTACAACCGGCTCCATGGCATGCTCAAGGGCTACATGGACCTGGTGCTGGAGCACGGCGGTCGCTACTACGTGCTCGACTACAAATCGAACTGGCTGGGCACGGACAGCACGGCCTATACACCTGCTGCCATGCAGGCTGCAGTGCTCCAGCACCGTTAC contains:
- the recB gene encoding exodeoxyribonuclease V subunit beta, with the protein product MSGQGSVPQGLADAVQALHPLQFPLWGSRLIEASAGTGKTYTIAALYLRLVLQHGAGNAYGRPLVPPEILVVTFTDAATQELRDRIRQRLAEAAELFGRNPADTIGLDAVDPLLLALRADYPDAQWPGCARRLREAANWMDEAAVSTIHSWCYRMLREHAFDSGSLFQQQLVTDQTELLTQVVQDYWRTQFYGLPASALRSLQTVVASPAALQDALQGMLARQEAEWQFEGQALPASAEVDVAALLNQAAEQTERCEQLQAVARDAWRAHRADLEQLFATLLPHFNGTTYPKKDEEGVFDGWMAGMAAWSEGADAPAKIRAFSQSGIRLKKGANVPTHTALAALDDWLAADGEALPAAAQIKPLLLRHALGHVRRALNAEKQRRAELGFDDLLQRLDAALQAEGGEALAARIRAQFPVAMIDEFQDTDPLQYRIFERVYAIDANDAALGFFMIGDPKQAIYAFRGADIYTYLRARAATAGRHYSLGTNYRSTTAVVDAVNHCFAHAEGHDSGAFRFRQGAANPVPFVPVGANGRRDGLFLEGATQPAMTLWTVLAPEREADGEGAEGAGGAEDAAASAASSRTGVPEGQYRRRMAASAAAQITEWLNAAQRGQAGFGTGPDALQRALRPADIAVLVRGRAEAELVRDQLALRGLASVYLSDRDSVFQTAEAADMLRWLRAVHAPSDDGLLRAALATAAMGWSWQALDRLNHDEQHWEQLALRMRALQQLWQKKGVLPMLRQWLLDFDLPARWLSQAGGERRLTNVLHLAEWLQRTSAAVDGEQALMRALAEQMARPEGDEEILHLESDADLIKIVTIHKSKGLEYPLVLLPFISSWRDFDGKSRGYAQFHDAATGALVVELSNRHAPAVAGHNDERLSEDMRLLYVALTRAQYALWLGIAPIAKGSSKAGTLEKSAVGYLLAGGNKLPDATLGATLQAFAQGCTGMAVQPLPPATSPDAVRYTPPPAPALHAPRQPQRRYDEHWWIASFSALTDKLGPVGAVGPVGDVAGLAPQPVDAIDFDALAQDGRVPEPETAQEDQYLELQDVAPDTPGATLPVRPAAAEPGSLHAFPKGPDAGNFLHGMLEWCAQEGFGTVLAQPAQLDSLIAHRCKVRGWADWAEPLQGIVRQWLQAPLVLQGEAGPSLAQLAQWQVEMEFWLPVVGQASSAQLDALVQQHIAPGQPRPALAYNRLHGMLKGYMDLVLEHGGRYYVLDYKSNWLGTDSTAYTPAAMQAAVLQHRYDVQYVIYTYALHRLLQLRLPGYDYERDVGGVVYWFLRGVDAAGAGMYADKPPRALMDALDALWAAP
- the recC gene encoding exodeoxyribonuclease V subunit gamma, giving the protein MNAPVSPAITPGLMVIHSNHPEALRDLVVAWMRRYPLAPLESETILVQSNGIAQWLKLSLAQPVAQGGCGVTAAVDVQLPAQFLWRAYRTVLGKHQVPEISPLDKQPLTWRLMHLLPQLLQQDTFAALRRFLQDDGDQRKRYQLAERIADLFDQYQVYRADWLEDWAQGRDVLRTARGGEAPLAADQRWQAALWRSLLGDVGTAGMQTSRAAVHQQFLGFWQAPHTTPLGLPRRIVVFGISSMPAQTLQALAAISSTCQVLLCVHNPCRHHWSDIVADKDLLRHQYRRQARKRSMAHVLSDDELHQHAHPLLAAWGKQGRDYIHLIDEFDDSRQCAAQLAPINGGRIDLFSDDEPRHMLAQLQDDILDLRPLAESRARWPVFSPVQDGTIRFATAFSPQREVEALHDQLLARMDADPALAPRDIIVMVPDINDYAPHIEAVFGRIGRDDPRYIPYTVADQGQRGRAPLLVALEHVLAMPESRFAVSEILDLLAVDAVRQRFGIGESDVPLLHRWIEGAGVRWGLDGAQRARIGLAQAGETNSWRFGLRRMLLGFAVGQGEALADIEPYDEIGGLDAVALGGLAALLRALEQSCTLLAEPVSPEEWVERARTVLELLLAPRQERESLLRDQLLQGLDKWLTQCKVAEFADAVPLSVLREVWLAGMDAGSLNQRFMAGSVSFCSLMPMRAIPFKLVCLLGMNDGAYPRPVSVLDFDLMRQEYRPGDRSRRDDDRYLLLEAVLSAREQLYISWVGRSIRDSTVRPASVLVGQLRDHLSQGWRLAGGGEAPDGSQPPTDAERARMLAAITLEHPLQAFSPRYFAQPMAGGNPTGSLFTYAQEWHGVHAPAILDEYQEAGAGLLPMEERDTAVGLRMLQDFALQPVQAFFRQRLRVYFAEEDLTSQDDEMFTPDGLQAWQLQARLLADVQPWLESQDAQALQGQSLPGDLAAQLALSAARLQREGMLPLQGFAECAVQPATQAAQRGLLHYAQALRIWPQRMGEAWELRSSDADAGIDVADWLRGLRAAAGVAEADLPRPDLTRPEQCARITLSAGRLHSGKEVRHDRLLRHWVEHLAWHVAGRPLVSVVCSESGIAVLPPLPGAQARMHWHALLALWAEGMREPLPLAARTGIAAAQGMQAQQVASVYDDAYRGTGEVQRLPELARSYPDFDHLQADGRFAQLAAQLYGPMLECVRLISSHDPAALGRIARGEADTGGAP